TTACGTTAGCAAACACAAACACGTAATATGGAAAATGAGATTCATCCGATCTAGCTAGGAAGCAGAGTGCCCCCACTCTTCAGTCTTCACAGAACTATGTAAACAATGCATGTGAACCAAATCCAGGAGGCACCATTCTGACCTTGTATATAAATAGAATAGCTGAATTGAGGGATCCAGAATCTAAAAAGGGAAACATGGACGTACGAAGGAGAAGATGATATATATACATAGGTGATAGGTCGGTTTCTTATTTATGTCTGAGTTCGTAGATATTGTGCATGAAAACTCCAGAAGTTGCCGACTGAGGTATTTGAGGACCCATTTTCGATTTTGGGTTTGGAGGAGCTAGATTATGTTCCCCATCAATCCAATTATGTCGACGAATGTGATGTGATGCTCTTCTGGATTTGCTAGGGGATTGCCCTAAGCCCAAACTTCTTTAGCAGACGCTTGGGTCAAATTTGTTTGAGGCTACTTGGTCGTATGGAACAGTTTTAGAGTGGGGATTATGAATCCATGGTGTAGTTGTCATGCCAAAGCCCAATTCTAATGAATAACGTTGCGATATAACTTTTCATTTTGGGAAAGAGTTTCGAGTAATGTAATTGTCATTCTTTCTCATTATTTGTTTGGTTGACATGCCCATCCCCTAAAGCTGGTTGTTGAGATGACTTTGGTTTCAGTGGTAGGTGGTGATACATGGGATTAGGTAATGGAACAATATTGTAAAGAAATACCAAATTCGCGAAAAGAAAAGGAAAACAAGAGACTTCACAAAAAACTAGGTTGTCGTTTGACACGAATTTGTAAGCCTATTGTTTTATGAAACTCAACTACTTAGTTAAGCCCATAAATCGATTTTCACGTTACAAAATTGTCATTGCTATACAAGCGAATGATTCAATGTATGTTAGGAAACATGTTCACTTATGTTTTGAAGTAGTATATATATAGTTTGTAACAAGCAGTCCACACATCTGAGATATTATCGGTTTTATACCCACCGACTCTTACTGTAAAAAGCTGACTCTACACATATAAACACATTAACTTGTATCTCGGGACAAGTGAACATGCTAGCATGCCGGTGCCTTCATCACTCGCCCAGTCAAGGTCACCACAAAGCTAGCTAGTGATTGTCACAAAGGTTTCTCCAAGTAGGACGGGGGAGTGTGGTGTGGCCATTAACCACCAAGTGTGGTGAGGCTATCAACCACCAAGCACGTGCATCTAATAGTTAGGAGACCACGTGATCGACCCGGAAGCTGAGCCTAAACCCAAAGCACGAGCTGGTTAGCTGGGTTCTACTATATATCTATTTTTGGGAACGTCCTGAGAAGATCGTATCAGACATTCTCCTCATCGAACTTCCTTGTCTAGCTCTTACTATCATTTCTGTCAAGAAACATGGGATCGGAGTCCGAATCCGTTTGTGTCACCGGAGCCTCCGGTTTCGTCGGATCATGGCTGGTCATGAGACTCCTAGAGCGTGGCTACACTGTCCGAGCCACCGTGCGAGACCCTAGTACGTGCAACATAGCTAGCTTATGTTTATTCATCATTTCAAGCAGGTTTATTTGGTTTCGTGTTTTTTTGATTGAGTAAATTGTTGTGTAACAGCTAATGCGAAGAAGGTGAAGCATCTGCTAGACTTGCCGAAGGCGGCGACTCACTTGACGCTGTGGAAGGCGGACCTGGCGGACGAGGGCAGCTTCGACGAAGCCATTAAGGGATGCACCGGTGTGTTCCATGTCGCCACACCTATGGATTTTGAGTCCAAGGACCCTGAGGTACTTATACACATAACCAAGCAACTTTTACCTGGTATTTATTGTGCCAATCATTTCTAGAGTAATTGTGATCAAAACAAACAAACGTCGACGGTGGTCACGGTGGTGGTGGGACTGGTGGAGCTATAATTAGTCGCCGGAATATCTTGTTTGTTAGATCGTCAAAAACTTAGCAGTCGATCAAAAAAAGTCAACTTACAATGAGACAGAAGATGATTTTTTTTGGTAAAAGACAGAAGATGATTAGGTTTGGTAGCTTTGACAGACTACCATTATACATTTAAAAAAAAAAAAACCAATAATGGGCATTCCATAGTTCTGTTTTATATAAAAGTTCTATTATACTAACAACAAAAGGCTACCACTATTACTATGTGATATAACGGTTCTTAATTTTTTCTCTCTAAATTATCACCACCCACAATCATTTGCAAGTGTTTTGTCTTTTCGATACTGCAATACTAGTTAAGAATTAGAAGTTGTAGTGTTCTTGATAATTTGTTTGGTTTGGCAGAATGAAGTGATAAAGCCAACAATAAACGGGGTGTTAGACATCATGAAAGCATGTCTGAAAGCAAAGACTGTGAGAAGGTTGGTGTTTACAGCTTCTGCTGGATCTGTAAATGTTGAAGAGACCCAAAAGCCGGTCTACAACGAAAGCAACTGGAGCGATGTCGAATTTTGCCGGAGAGTAAAGATGACTGGTTGGGTAAGTACTATACTGACAAAGAACATGAATGTGGATCAATGTATTAGACACACAACTTCTTAATATTTGTTGCAAAACTCTAATTCTGCACGTTATTGTTCTGTTTCAGATGTATTTTGTATCAAAAACTCTGGCTGAGCAAGAGGCATGGAAGTTTGCAAAAGAAAACAACATTGATTTCATTACCATTATACCAACTCTGGTCATCGGTCCATTTCTCATGCCGGCTATGCCGCCGAGTCTCATTACCGGACTTTCGCCTCTATTTGGTACCACTACTACTTCACATTGTTGTTAATCACTTGCAAATTAGCGATCAGTTACTTACATCTGCTAATATTACTTGTAACAGGAAATGAAGGTCATTATTCGATCATAAAGCAAGGCCAGTTTGTGCATCTAGACGACCTCTGCCAGTCTCATATATACTTGTACGAGCATCCGAAAGCAGAGGGTCGCTACATTTGTTCATCGCACGATGCTACGATTCATGAAATTGGAAAATTGCTAAGAGAAAAGTATCCGGAATACAATGTTCCTACAAAGTAAGTAATTCCGCCCTCTTGATAACCCTGGTTATATTGCTGTTAATGAGCAATGAATTGACAAATTGGTTCTGTTCAGGTTCAAGGGCATTGAAGATAACTTGACAAAGGTCCATTTTTCTTCAAAGAAATTGTTGGAAACAGGGTTTGAGTTCAAGTACAGCTTGGAGGACATGTTTGTAGGGGCAGTCGATGCTTGTAAAGCAAAGGGTTTGCTTCCACCTCCTACTGAAAGAGTTGAGAAGCAGGAGAATGGCGATAGCAGTGTCGTCCATGTCGAAGTCACTGGCTAACTAAAATTGCCAGTGTTGGTTACATTTTGTATCTTGGCCTCATTAATCTATGGCCTCATTAATCTATCTTCTGTATGTTGAGAGCTTCAAATAAATTGCTGTTTGATTTTATTGGTGTGCCTAATGAGAAATGTAATTTTTTTTCTCCATGTAATTTGAGGTCACATACGTATAAATAGTAGAGCATATGCGACTCACTATCCATATAATGAAATAGTAGGACGTCTCATTCATCATTATCCAAAACTTGTTTAATCGTTGTGTAATTGCATAGTGCTGGCCTGGATACGTACTAGTTAATTTCCAAGAGACTGATACGTATAATCAGTATCACAATTGCGCTCCAATTTCACTATGATAATAAGTAAATAATTTCCAAATGATAGAAATTGCCTTAAATCATATGATGGATGACCTTTCCGGTCTGCTGGATCCTGAGGTATGCATATACTGAGGCTATATGATGTACCTAATAGCAATGGCGAAGCCAGCTGAGGATGAGTGGGGGCTGGTGCCCCCGATAGAATATCAACAAGTGCTCACATAATGCATAATACATTTGTGTTCCCACAAGAACATACCATTCTCTCCCACCAGCTGGAAAAAAAAGTGGTGAAACTCCACTGTTTTGTACCTGAAAAAAATATCCCAGCCTTTGTAGCCCGATGATTTTATCTTCTTAACTTGAAGTTAGAGAACCTATGAGTTCTGACAAAACTATAGCCACATATTAAAGTAAAAAAGTATTTATTTTAACTACAATTAATCAATAGGTGTTTGGAATTTTTTATTTTTTTTGCCCCCAACAAAGGAATTGAAATAAGCAAATGATTAATTAGCAGACAAATATATATACTTGGAAGACTCTTATGTGGACTCTTCTTTGATGAAGACAACTATTATATAATAATGAAGCCTTTCTAATAAGGACCTTTAAGTTGGGGACTAGTTAAAGACTTTTCAGCTTATTCACTTTTCAATCTTATATCCACATCTTGACCGTTCAGTTTATAGGTATTTATGAGTAGATTATTTCTACAAATTTTCAGTCATATTGAAAATCGTTAAGACATTCATAAGTGTGATTTACCAATTATGAACTTGAACGGTTCATGTTTGACATATTTGGTTGATCTATTAATTTGATCTATTTTGTTACCTTAACGATCACCGATTTGGCTGAAAATTTGTAGGGTTGATCTACATATATAGACCTAATAACTGAACGGATGAGATGTCAAGATGTGATAGAAAAATATGTCTTTTAAACCATAAACTAAAAAGT
The window above is part of the Fragaria vesca subsp. vesca linkage group LG2, FraVesHawaii_1.0, whole genome shotgun sequence genome. Proteins encoded here:
- the LOC101293459 gene encoding bifunctional dihydroflavonol 4-reductase/flavanone 4-reductase-like; amino-acid sequence: MGSESESVCVTGASGFVGSWLVMRLLERGYTVRATVRDPTNAKKVKHLLDLPKAATHLTLWKADLADEGSFDEAIKGCTGVFHVATPMDFESKDPENEVIKPTINGVLDIMKACLKAKTVRRLVFTASAGSVNVEETQKPVYNESNWSDVEFCRRVKMTGWMYFVSKTLAEQEAWKFAKENNIDFITIIPTLVIGPFLMPAMPPSLITGLSPLFGNEGHYSIIKQGQFVHLDDLCQSHIYLYEHPKAEGRYICSSHDATIHEIGKLLREKYPEYNVPTKFKGIEDNLTKVHFSSKKLLETGFEFKYSLEDMFVGAVDACKAKGLLPPPTERVEKQENGDSSVVHVEVTG